The window ACGTGGGAAAGATCAGCTTCCTGGTGGCCTGCAGGGTGGAGACCTCGGAGGTGACGGGCTACGCCAGCTTCTGCTGCAACCACACCAAGGCCCACCTCTTCTCCAAGCTGGCTTTCTGCTACATCTCCTTCGTGTGCGTCTACGGGATCACCTGTCTCTATACCCTCTACTGGCTCTTCCACCGGCCCCTCAAGGAGTACTCCTTCCGGTCAGTGCGGGAGGAAACTGGCATGGGCGACATCCCCGATGTCAAGAACGACTTCGCCTTTATGCTGCACCTCATCGACCAGTACGACTCGCTCTACTCCAAGCGCTTTGCTGTCTTCCTCTCTGAGGTCAGCGAGAGCCGCCTGAAGCAGCTCAACCTCAACCACGAGTGGACTGCCGAGAAGCTGCGACAGAAGCTGCAGCGCAACGCCCGGGGCCGGCTGGAACTGGCCCTCTGCATGCTCCCGGGGCTGCCGGACACGGTCTTCGAGCTCAGCGAGGTGGAAGCGCTGCGGCTGGAGGCCATTGGCGACATCACCTTCCCCCCGGGCCTCTCGCAGCTGGTGCACTTGCAGGAGCTGAGCCTGCTCCACTCGCCCGCCAGGCTTCCATTCTCCTCGCAGATCTTCCTGCGGGACCGCCTGAAGGTCATCCGAATCAAGTGCGAGGAGCTGCGGGAGGTGCCCCTCTGGGTGTTTGGGTTGCGTGGTCTGGAGGAGCTGCATCTAGAGGGGCTCTTTCCCCCAGAGCTGGCCCGGGCGGCCACCCTCGAGAGCCTCCGGGAGCTGAAGCAGCTGAAGGTGCTGTCTCTGCGGAGCAACGCTGGCAAGGTTCCCGCCAGTGTGACTGATGTGGCCGGCCACCTGCAGCGGCTCAGCCTGCACAACGACGGGGCACGTCTGTTGGCACTGAACAGCCTCAAGAAGCTGGCAGCGCTGCGGGAGCTGGAGCTGGTGGCCTGCGGACTGGAGCGCATCCCCCACGCTGTCTTCAGCCTAGGCGCGCTGCAGGAGCTTGACCTCCGGGACAACCACCTGCGTTCCATCGAGGAGATCCTCAGCTTCCAGCACTGCCGCAAGCTGCTCACACTCCGACTGTGGCACAACCAGATTGCCTATGTCCCCGAGCATGTGCGGAAGCTCCGGGGCCTCGAGCAGCTCTATCTGAGCCACAACAAGCTGGAGACGCTGCCCACCCAGCTTGGCATGTGCTCCAGCCTCCGCCTGCTGGACGTTTCGCACAATGGGCTGCATTCCCTGCCAGCcgagctgggtctcctgcagaatCTTCAGCACTTGGCTCTCTCCTACAATGCCCTGGAGTTTCTACCCGATGAGCTCTTCTTCTGCCGCAAGCTGCGGACGCTGCTCCTAGGTTACAACCACCTGAGCCAGCTTGCGCCCCAGGTGGGGGCCCTCAGGGCCCTCAGCCGCCTGGAGCTCAAGGGCAACCGGCTGGAAGCACTGCCGGAAGAGCTCGGCAACTGTGGGGGGCTCAAGAAGTCGGGGCTCCTGGTGGAGGACACCCTTTATGATGGGCTTCCGGCCGAGGTACGGGACCGGATGGAGGCGGAGTGAAGCCGGGGAGGGAGGACAGGTTGAGGTCAACGCCTCCTGGATGCTACCGCCCCGGAATCTCTACCATTATCTTCGAGGGAGGTGGCCAAGTGGGCCCCAGCCAGGAGACAAGGAACAAACATGTCAGTTTGATGGAGCCCAGGCAAGATCCTGGGACTGGTTTGTCTGGGAGGCTGTGGATTTGGGGTGGAACATCCTGGAGAGATTAACTCAGTCAGAAGACTCTCAGACCAAAACCACACCCGTGTTTTTGGCTTGGCTGACCTGCCCCTAGCCCTGGGCCAGAGATGCTGCCATCCCCCAGACAGCAGCCACAGTACCgcagatggggggtggggtgggggaggctcaTCCTAGTGGGATTTCAACCCTCTCCCCTGACCAAAACAGCTTACATCTGGGGTTTTCTCCCAACGAGGGGACACAGACACAAGGGACCAACCTCCCCCGCCAATTTTGATATTAATCCCCTATTTATAAGTTGCTTGCTATGGACACCTGAACTCAGAAAGCAATGGTTCTCATATTTGGCTGAAATCAACATCTCCAAAACAAAACATCCGAGGCCCCACCCTTGAAAGGCTGACTCAGGATGTTGGCTGGAGGCCAGGAACTTGCTGGTAAACAGAATCACCCCAGGTAATTCTGATTTGGACCATCCCAGGCCTGAATGTTGGGAAATGCTGACCTACAGAGTAGATATCTGGGTGTTAACAGCAGGGATTCTGAACTTGGTTTTAGATCTCTAGATGCTTTGAGAAATCTGATGAAAGCTGGGCACCTCCTTCCTTAGGAAAATGCTCATGTTCACATAAGTTAAAAGCTCTGCAGACAACTTCAAGCAATCAACATTCCCCCAGACCCCCCAGGGGGCTATTCATGGATGTGCTAAGGATTGGAACACCTGCAGGGGAGGTACATTTTTCTGTAGGCTGGGACTTTGTCTTTCAATGTTCCCTATGTGAGGGAGTGTTTATCAGTGGGTGCTTAATAAATAACACTATGAGAACCATATATAaattttttggctgagctgggcctTCCTCgttgcactcaggctttctctagctgtggtgcatgggtttctcattgtggtcacttctcttttgcagagcacaggctcagtagttgcggcacaagGTCTTAGtggctccgtggcatgtggaatctccccagacaggaatcgaacccaagtcccctgctttggcaggtggattcttaaccactgggccatcagggaagtctgagaaTAAGTTTGATCCCTTGTGTCCACTCCTGCCGTTGTCTAAGGCTTCTATTTCACCAGACCAAGTACAGGCAAGTGGCAAGAGTCAGGTTCCAGAATCAAGGCTATAAGCCTCTTCCCTGggagcagaggcagagagagacctTAGTTAACCAGGAGACATCAGGTGGTCGTCTACATAGCCTTTTCCCGTAGAAGTGCCTGTCCTTTACATTCCGTTATTCTCATGGCTCCACAGTTTTGGATCTGCTTCACCTGTAAGTTGTCACCAGGAGAGTCATCAGAAACCTTCAACACCAATCAGTTTTCTCATGCTAGAGTGGGCAGGGCCTTGGCACAGCCTGCCCAACCCTGACCTCCTGGGCTTCACCACCTCCATGGTGTCTCCAACATGTGAGCCTCCTCCAGGCACCAGAGAGCAGAAGCAAGCTGCTTACCTGGGCGCCCCAGGGTTCCAGATGGGGACATTTTCCCAGCACTCTTCAGACCAGCTGAAGAAAATGTGTAGGTGGTGAAGGCATCAGGTGGAGGAACCAAACCCCAGGTCCTAACTTCTGCATTGTCCAGGAGCTAAACAGATGAGGGATGCCTTCAAATTTCCCACAGCCAATCTGACTTGGAACTCTCTATCCTTGACCTTGGCCCCACGTCGCTGAGGGCAGGGATCACGCCGCTAGATTCTCACCGTCCAGACAGTGGCCCAAACCCTACCCCGCCCATCCTTCAAGTCCTCGTGGCCAACCCTGACCCCGCTGAAATGGAAAGGGCTTCCCACAGGTGCCTAATTATGGTGAGTAGGCAGCAATTAAGCACTACAGGGACCGTAACGAAGCACTGTCCGAGATGAGAAAGACAGTTTTGGAAGGCGTGGGTGCCAGCTAGGGCCGGCCGGGAAGAGAAAGAACGAGGCTGAGGATACAGCCTGGCGACCACCGGGGACAGCggcagtaaatttaaaaaaataaaaaaagagcgAGAAACCAAGAGTGCGCATGCGCAGCAGACGGCACGCGCGTACCCACCCCCTCCGTCTCACCTTCTGTACGCCTGCGCACTGCTTTCTCCGCCCACCGCTCTTAACGGAATGGTGAGTGGGTTTTCAAACAGCGCCTCCTGCCGGAGTTCTAGGGGATTTGCACATGCGCATCACACTGGGAGGATGTGTACGCTGCTACTCGCGAGCTCTAGGAGGCGTCATCCCTCCGGCTGGGATGAAGCACGCACGCGCGGAGGTTCGCACGCGGGGAGGGCGGGTGCGCGCCCCGGGCATGCGCCTTGCAGAGCGAGACGGCGGCTCGGCGGGGTCATCCAAGCGCAGGCGCAGTGCGGTGTTTGTCTGCCGGACTGACGGGCGGCCGGGCGgtgcgcggcggcggcggcggcggggaagATGGCGGCGTCCTCCCTGGAGCAGAAGCTGTCCCGCCTGGAAGCAAAGCTAAAGCAGGAGAACCGCGAGGCCCGGCGGAGGATCGACCTCAACCTGGATATCAGCCCCCAGCGGCCCAGGCCCAGTAAGCACGGCggcgtgggggagggggcgggcggggcggggcgcgcgccgcgggaggccccgcccccgccaccaggccccgcccccgcttCCGGGGCGCTCTTGCTCCTCCTCTCCGCCCGGCTCCCCGCTGTCGGCCCGCGGGGAGAGGGTCACGGTGACCCGGGGGGCGTGGGGCCCGTGAGCTCCCCGTCAGTCCTCACCCTGCCTCGGGGTTCCCCCTAATGGGGCCTGGGAACCTAGTTACCGGCTCCAGGGCGAGGCCCTCCATCTGATGACCCGCCCCCAATCACCGGGAACCTCGGAGCCTCTGTCACCTGCTCTAAGCCTTGGTGCGCCTACTCCATGCAGCCGTGACCACATCCAGCTCCTCCGTATACGTGTACACATCCCTTTTCACCAACTGATTCCACTGTCGCCATCTCAGAGACTGTCAAGAGgtcccctcccccgccacctGGTCCTTGTCAGCCGGGTTCAGCAGCTGACACAAGTGCAGCTGACCTGGGGACACCTGACGTCGCTGGACCATATATAACTGCCCCTGTGATTGTGTCTAGTGCTCCCTTCTCCCCGCTTCAGGATCTTGTCACTAGTTCAGCAGGCTCCCTCCTACCTACCTTTTTACCCACCTAAGCCAGGCTCCCTCCTCATACTCCGCGGACTAGTTTCACTGCCACCATCTTTCTGGATTCTCCAGAAATAAATACGCAGCTTCCAAGCGTGGCAACGTTGTCATCTTGAATCAAGTGACTCCCCCTTCCACACATAGCCCAGGGACACCTGAGGCCAGTCTGAGGCTATCTGGGCATCCCAGGCTGTACACGTACCGctactttgtgatcccatgatcTCAGTGCCTGTCTCTCCGGAATCCTGTCCTCTGGCGTCAAGAGCTGCCCCTCAACACCCGCACTTGGCCCGGGATCACCATGCAACATCTAGTCTGCTCGTAACGTCCTACGGAACCCTTCCCCATATCCTCGAAGCTCACAGGGAGTCAGATTTTCCCCCTTCCTACTGACCTGATGAAGAGCATTCCCCAcacatactttcttttctttacattaCTTTTTGGCCACTTCTTGTGGtattcgggatcttagttccacaaccagggatggaacccgtgccccctgcctgcattggaagtgcagaatataaaccactggaccaccagggaagtcccctcccacACGTGCTTTCTGTGTCCCTCTTGACCCAGCAAATTCCCCTTCTTGTTAACCTCTCTGATATGACTCTTGTGGATTATGTAGCTCCCTGTCGGGTCATCTTGAGAGGTAGGGAAGATATCTCTTCATCTGGGTACTCCCACCACTCCCTCGTCACCCCCCATTCTCATGTATGGCCCACTCCCTACCCTCCCTTTTCTGCCCTTGGTCCGTGTGGGTTCCTgactggagtggggaggggtcTCTAGGGTCCCAGGAAGAACCCTGAGGCAGCAGTGCTGTGTTAGACTCTGCCTGGGGTAGGAAGCCCAGCCAGGACTGGAGGgtccccaccaggctcttcagtgctgctccccctccagccccagcGTGGATGAGACAGGCCTGGGCAGGGCCTGGGATGCCTGGTGGGGTGGCTGTCCCAGATGGGCAGGAGGCACAGGGAGGCCCACGGAGAACATGCCCCGGGGAGCCCCCTCCTGGCGCCTGTGTCTGTCAGCTCCATCCCATCCTCTCAGCCCTCCCATCTGTTGTTCTCTGCACTTTGGTGCCGCGTGCCTCCCCCTTCCTCCTTGTTAtgatttgattttcctttcttttggacAAATCAGTTGCTTCTGTTGTGATTTATCgtggtgttgtttttctttttttttcttccttttccccatcCAGTTATTGTGATCACTCTAAGCCCTGCTCCTGCCCCGTCCCAACGAGCAGGTACCAGCCTTTTTATCATCGCTGCTTGGATCTCTGCACCATTGACCTAACCGCTGCCCCAGCCGCAGAAtgccatccctcctccccaccccctcatgctccgtgtgtgcgtgtgcatccccccatcccaccctcactctctccagccacgtggtcagtgtcTGGCCCACCCGGCCACTTCCTCCGTATCCTGTCACCTCCCGCTCCTCTGTTCCTCTCGGGCTCAGGTTTGGACTCCCCACAGGAGGAAACAGACTCCCTCACCTGCCAGGAGTCTGTCGCCTGCTGAGGGGGTCCCGAGTGTCCGTGCGTGTGCCtgcaggcgtgtgtgtgtgtgtgcgtgtgcatgtacatgtatgtgagtggagggagggaaggtTGGGCTCCCTACCTGCCGATCCACTTCATCAGCTCAGCGGACCCATGTCACCCCCCACCCTGTGCTGAGCAGTGCTAGGCCTGGACTGAGCGTGTCTGTTCCAGGGGCTGGTGCtcccctgggggtgggaggcCGTGGGGGTTGGGGGGTCCTCCGGGCAGGGAGAAGTGGAAGAGGCCCCGTGCCTTGGAGGAAAGGCCCAGTGAAGCAGGGTCATGGATTCTGCAgggttgggggatgggggtgCGGTGGTCGGGAAGCCTGGGgagaaggtggcatttgagcAAAGTCTCCTGGGAGGTGGGGAGCACAGGAGTGGAAGTAGAGGAAACAGCCCCTCAGGGCCCAAGAGGCAGCCAGATGTGCCTGTGGGgaaggtgggggatgggggggccGGCTGGCCTCATTGATCCTTGTGTGTGGAATAGGACTGGgttgggaagtgtgtgtgtgtgtgtgtgtgtgtaagaacatGAGGGAGAGTTGGCTCTGTTGGGGGCCctgtggcgtgtgtgtgtgtgtgtaagaacatGAGGGAGAGTTGGCTCTATTGGGGGTCCCGTGGCGTGTTGTCTGCACGTGTTTGTGGGTTTGTGTCATGTcctgtgtgtgtacgtgtgtgtgctcactgacagcctggcaggctgcatgctccaccccaccccaccgccctGTGTCTTCTCTCATCCTTGCTCATTCatcctcttttttctctccccttcaGTCTCTTGCTCTCATTTGGCCTTCCTGACCTGCCGTGGGCCCGGCACCACCTGTGTGATCTCTGTTCTCAGGGCCTTTGTATACCTCCCCCGGCCTTACCCCCCTTAGCCATCCTGCACCGGCCCCTCTTAAACACCTGCCGTGTTTCAGTTTGTGGGACCGGCTGGAAGCCTCTCTCCCCCCACAAGCTGCCTTGGCCCCGGGCTCTGGGGGAGCCTTCAGAGGGCCCGGTGGACTGTgtgaggggttgggggtgggggcgacagggcacagagaggcctggggaggggagggacgtGGTCCTCACCCAGGGAGCCTGCCAGGGATGCAGGGTCCCAGAGCTTGAGGGTCTTTGGGAGCCCTGGAGGGTGTCCAGCCAGAGAGGGAGGGTTTAGGACCAGACTTCTGGCCGTGGTAGAGCAGGGAGGGCACTGGAGGAGAGGCCTCTGGGCCAGTGGAGGGGACTGGGCTCAGCCACGTCCTCAGGCTCCCAGAGCTCTTCCATCACTCTCGCCATGCCCTCCTGGGACTGGCAGGCCAGCCTCATAGGTCTGCTCCTCGCTTTGGCTGCGACCAAGATCGTAGGCCAGCAGGGCACGAAAAGTGCCTGGGCGCCAAGAGCCACACTGCATCTGTCTGTACCCATTGGCCACTGGGCCCACGCCACCGGGCGCCTGGAGAACTTGCAGGGGAGAAGCTCCGCCCCCCggcccagctcccagccctctCTCCAAGGGGAGGTGGACCTGGGGGCTGCTTGTAGCCTTCGGCCTCCCCAGCCAGGGGCTCCCTTCTGGAGGCCAAGTGCCGGGGTCTCTGAGGTTCCTGGGTTCTCTGGAGGGCCGTCCATCTTTTCCAGGGCCACTCTGGCCTCTGCTCCCACTCTGTGGCCTGCCTGGCCAGGAGGCTTCTGTCCATCAGGGGCCTGCTCTCCTGTCCCTAGCCCCTCTCCGGCCTGTCTCTGCAGCGCCTCTTCTGGGCAGCTGGGCCCCAAGTCTCAGCTCCCATCTGTCTGTCTCCCACCCCCCCATCCCCTAACGCCGCCTGCCCATCCTGGGGTGCCCGCTGCCTGCCCGCTGCCTGCCCGCCT is drawn from Bos mutus isolate GX-2022 chromosome 7, NWIPB_WYAK_1.1, whole genome shotgun sequence and contains these coding sequences:
- the LRRC8E gene encoding volume-regulated anion channel subunit LRRC8E, which translates into the protein MIPVAEFKQFTEQQPAFKVLKPWWDVLAEYLTVAMLMIGVFGCTLQVTQDKIICLPSHEPRENLSEAPCQQLLPRGISEPMGDLRELSGLKNNLDLQQYSFINQLCYETALHWYAKYFPYLVVIHTLIFMVCTSFWFKFPGTSSKIEHFISILGKCFDSPWTTRALSEVSGENHKGPAATTAGRATVTVTTTAGPGKAGEGEKEKVLPEPEKVVTEPPAVTLLDKKEGEQAKALFEKVKKFRVHVEEGDILYTMYIRQMVLKVCKFLAILVYNLVYVGKISFLVACRVETSEVTGYASFCCNHTKAHLFSKLAFCYISFVCVYGITCLYTLYWLFHRPLKEYSFRSVREETGMGDIPDVKNDFAFMLHLIDQYDSLYSKRFAVFLSEVSESRLKQLNLNHEWTAEKLRQKLQRNARGRLELALCMLPGLPDTVFELSEVEALRLEAIGDITFPPGLSQLVHLQELSLLHSPARLPFSSQIFLRDRLKVIRIKCEELREVPLWVFGLRGLEELHLEGLFPPELARAATLESLRELKQLKVLSLRSNAGKVPASVTDVAGHLQRLSLHNDGARLLALNSLKKLAALRELELVACGLERIPHAVFSLGALQELDLRDNHLRSIEEILSFQHCRKLLTLRLWHNQIAYVPEHVRKLRGLEQLYLSHNKLETLPTQLGMCSSLRLLDVSHNGLHSLPAELGLLQNLQHLALSYNALEFLPDELFFCRKLRTLLLGYNHLSQLAPQVGALRALSRLELKGNRLEALPEELGNCGGLKKSGLLVEDTLYDGLPAEVRDRMEAE